A part of Corynebacterium mustelae genomic DNA contains:
- a CDS encoding lysozyme family protein, with protein sequence MSATRSILIALASSILLTGCVERLEPVVPTPEQRVDQVAEWSDDRAQPYNIPERSLRGYAYAAWLVKEDSKCVIGWPTLAAIGQVYSDHGRALGASISESGKVSIPQRGLDNMGPGKPIVPDTDGGSTDGDPVNDIAVGPMQIMPSRWEQFAESTEPGKIPDPDDIDDAALTTARILCSAGNPSTPEGWDAGITMIAPNPEVVKRIHAIAKEYSR encoded by the coding sequence ATGAGCGCCACGAGATCTATTCTCATTGCTCTCGCCAGTTCGATTCTATTAACCGGCTGCGTCGAGCGCTTAGAACCTGTCGTGCCCACTCCTGAGCAACGAGTGGATCAAGTCGCGGAATGGTCCGATGACCGGGCACAACCCTATAACATTCCCGAACGTTCACTTCGGGGCTATGCTTACGCCGCTTGGTTAGTAAAAGAGGACTCTAAATGCGTCATTGGTTGGCCGACGCTTGCCGCAATCGGGCAGGTGTATTCTGATCACGGCCGGGCATTGGGGGCGTCGATAAGCGAGTCGGGAAAAGTATCCATACCGCAACGCGGGCTCGACAACATGGGTCCTGGCAAACCCATCGTTCCCGACACTGACGGTGGGAGTACTGATGGCGATCCGGTTAACGACATCGCAGTTGGTCCCATGCAGATCATGCCGTCTCGGTGGGAGCAATTCGCCGAATCAACCGAGCCGGGAAAAATTCCCGATCCCGACGACATCGACGATGCTGCCTTAACTACCGCGCGGATTTTATGTTCAGCAGGTAACCCCAGCACCCCCGAAGGTTGGGATGCTGGCATCACGATGATCGCCCCTAACCCTGAGGTGGTCAAACGCATTCACGCTATCGCCAAGGAGTATTCCCGATGA
- a CDS encoding MinD/ParA family ATP-binding protein translates to MNQPPGNNGGHPAWLRIDADEAPEPQHAAQPNPPTSTPHSTTPHTATPQVATPAAPTPPAPASLAPESPTPATPYRNAAPAQQQPYQPQHQAELQPQQPSVPAPETTASSAVTPTVPTPQQPAVPRHRQSPQPEPQHSPPQPAPPVATPQKTPLESAALQPEPTPMQVQQPATPPPAASLPAEPANTATSPATASNGTPVKQPAAATHPPLTATKMPLEQFELVPPPALDQSNLVNPVKTPPKGGWRKFLHKITAGRFNPGDSAKQRKHDELLERINTPLRGDYRIAVMSLKGGVGKTTTTATLGGILAETRGDRVIAIDANPDLGTLAQRVVANNTATIRDLLALEDTTRYPEIRSYTTQAKSRLEVVGSERDPAVSEAFSEAEYRKVIDILRHHYNIVLTDCGTGLMHSTMNGVLDLANALILVTSPALDGAQSASATLDWLKLHGYEQLAANSVVVVSAAPLQRSSIDMDHLVKHFRSRTRAVQVIPYDPHLAEGATIDLNRIGKSTREAYLELAAIIAEDFNAWDRQPPQQ, encoded by the coding sequence ATGAATCAACCCCCAGGTAACAATGGCGGCCACCCAGCGTGGCTACGGATCGATGCCGACGAGGCACCTGAACCACAACACGCTGCGCAACCTAATCCCCCCACTTCCACACCCCACTCAACAACCCCACATACAGCGACACCCCAGGTAGCAACCCCAGCAGCACCTACCCCACCGGCACCGGCTTCTCTTGCACCAGAATCCCCTACTCCGGCTACCCCATACCGCAACGCGGCGCCTGCACAGCAACAGCCATATCAGCCACAACACCAAGCTGAATTGCAACCGCAACAACCATCAGTGCCAGCACCTGAGACGACTGCGTCTTCAGCTGTAACTCCGACCGTGCCAACCCCACAACAACCCGCCGTGCCACGCCATCGGCAATCACCGCAACCGGAACCACAGCACAGTCCGCCACAACCAGCACCACCGGTAGCTACACCGCAAAAAACACCCCTAGAATCTGCGGCTTTACAACCCGAGCCAACGCCTATGCAGGTTCAGCAACCAGCCACACCTCCGCCAGCCGCGTCGCTACCAGCTGAACCTGCTAACACCGCAACTTCACCAGCTACCGCATCAAACGGCACCCCGGTTAAACAACCAGCGGCTGCTACTCATCCGCCGCTGACTGCCACCAAGATGCCATTAGAACAATTCGAGTTGGTGCCGCCCCCTGCACTGGACCAGTCGAATCTAGTGAATCCGGTAAAAACACCACCAAAAGGCGGATGGCGTAAATTCCTCCACAAGATCACTGCGGGACGATTTAACCCAGGCGACTCCGCGAAGCAACGCAAGCACGACGAGCTTTTGGAGCGAATCAACACGCCGCTGCGCGGCGACTACCGTATCGCTGTGATGTCCCTTAAAGGTGGAGTTGGTAAAACCACCACCACAGCTACCTTGGGTGGAATATTGGCGGAAACTCGGGGGGACCGGGTGATCGCCATCGATGCCAATCCCGATTTAGGAACGTTAGCCCAACGAGTGGTTGCCAATAACACTGCCACCATCCGCGACCTCTTGGCTTTAGAAGACACCACTCGGTACCCGGAGATTCGTTCCTACACCACCCAGGCGAAATCCCGGTTAGAGGTAGTCGGTTCCGAGCGCGACCCCGCAGTATCAGAGGCTTTCAGCGAAGCAGAATACCGAAAAGTGATTGATATTCTCAGGCACCACTACAACATCGTGCTCACCGATTGCGGTACCGGCTTGATGCATTCGACGATGAACGGTGTGTTGGATCTAGCAAATGCGTTGATCTTGGTTACCTCCCCAGCATTAGATGGCGCGCAATCTGCGTCCGCAACGCTCGATTGGCTTAAGCTTCATGGCTATGAGCAATTGGCCGCGAATTCCGTCGTGGTGGTTTCTGCAGCACCGCTGCAACGGTCAAGCATCGACATGGATCACTTGGTTAAACACTTCCGTTCCCGTACCCGGGCCGTACAAGTCATACCGTACGATCCACACTTAGCCGAAGGTGCAACAATCGACCTCAACCGGATTGGCAAATCAACCCGGGAGGCGTACCTGGAATTAGCCGCGATCATCGCAGAAGACTTCAACGCTTGGGATAGGCAACCACCACAACAATGA
- a CDS encoding EsaB/YukD family protein: MSSTFVRVSVLHDDQQLDVSLPVNRPVIDYIDDVISLLTEAPKDNEPNRTLKNTHIWVMSSPTRGIIEPYLTLADREIVDGERLYLTRRHEAAHSPFVDDALAEVRSTIGDAQWRWFEKMRAGGLIACTLVLLSLLAVGASLTLLTTPAESLSTLVTGRFGVSAAIIGFVSLFAFGLAIWRPQQWLRWAGMWLPVAVAVISAPFLIATPVWWCVAILAAAIPATAVAGRKQPVGAVAGITALVIGAIVLSAVALGLHFSLNLIAIAAWSAWLPVLLLLLAPTAALKATGLATILRRNDAGDQVSRDDIRAKALRSEAISRGIVWSAIGIAVGILVILSVSGFWQHGTIAALLSVVLLLRTNGFADARVIVPLLFSGVLGFALTVGAVVSWAQAGWVGRRGLHPWWLPGSDSSWLTWFCAAAVIITAAIIMIVAQFRAPDDLAEAKLAKVISTIDVLMCLAVIPVILAAQGVFVYYWATF, encoded by the coding sequence CGTTACTGACCGAGGCACCAAAGGATAACGAACCAAATCGGACATTAAAAAATACCCATATTTGGGTGATGTCATCACCCACCCGAGGAATCATTGAGCCATACCTCACGTTGGCCGATCGTGAGATTGTCGATGGCGAGCGGCTATATCTAACCAGGCGCCATGAAGCTGCCCATAGTCCGTTTGTCGATGATGCGCTGGCGGAAGTCCGCTCAACCATCGGTGATGCCCAATGGCGGTGGTTTGAAAAGATGCGCGCTGGCGGTTTAATCGCCTGCACGTTAGTGCTGCTGAGCCTATTGGCGGTCGGCGCTAGCCTAACGCTGCTCACCACACCCGCTGAATCACTATCAACCTTGGTCACCGGCCGATTCGGCGTAAGCGCTGCGATAATTGGGTTTGTCAGTTTATTTGCTTTCGGCTTAGCTATCTGGCGCCCCCAGCAATGGCTGCGCTGGGCTGGAATGTGGCTGCCGGTAGCGGTGGCTGTGATTTCAGCACCATTTCTTATTGCCACACCGGTGTGGTGGTGTGTGGCAATCCTCGCTGCAGCAATTCCCGCTACTGCGGTGGCAGGCCGCAAGCAACCAGTTGGAGCGGTTGCCGGAATAACCGCTTTGGTAATTGGGGCTATCGTTTTATCGGCAGTTGCTTTAGGTTTGCATTTTAGTCTCAACCTCATAGCCATTGCTGCATGGTCAGCATGGTTGCCGGTTTTGCTGCTTCTTCTTGCCCCCACAGCTGCGTTGAAGGCTACTGGGCTTGCTACAATTTTGCGGCGCAATGACGCAGGCGACCAGGTGTCTCGTGACGATATTCGGGCGAAGGCGCTGCGCAGCGAGGCGATTAGCCGGGGAATCGTGTGGTCTGCCATTGGCATTGCTGTTGGAATTTTGGTTATTCTTTCCGTCAGTGGTTTTTGGCAGCATGGCACAATCGCGGCGTTATTGTCGGTGGTGTTATTGCTTAGAACCAATGGTTTCGCCGACGCCCGCGTTATCGTTCCGCTGCTGTTCAGCGGAGTTCTAGGCTTTGCACTGACCGTTGGTGCGGTGGTTTCCTGGGCTCAAGCGGGCTGGGTTGGCAGGCGGGGTCTGCACCCATGGTGGCTACCCGGTTCCGATTCATCCTGGTTAACGTGGTTTTGCGCAGCGGCTGTTATCATTACCGCCGCAATTATCATGATCGTTGCGCAGTTCCGCGCACCGGATGATCTAGCCGAAGCTAAATTGGCGAAGGTAATCTCCACCATCGACGTTTTAATGTGCCTGGCGGTTATTCCGGTTATCCTCGCAGCCCAAGGGGTATTTGTCTACTATTGGGCAACGTTCTAG